A region from the Raphanus sativus cultivar WK10039 unplaced genomic scaffold, ASM80110v3 Scaffold3508, whole genome shotgun sequence genome encodes:
- the LOC130506651 gene encoding calcium-dependent protein kinase 9 has product MGNCFAKNHGLVKPQQNGQTRSVEGDPPPSSYTPQTRTQTTPEKPASGTNQPPAWRTASAGQGPSPTKAAKSNNSILENAYEDVKLFYTLGKELGRGQFGVTYLCTENSTGKKYACKSISKKKLVTKADKDDMRREIQIMQHLSGQPNIVEFKGAYEDEKAVNLVMELCAGGELFDRIIAKGHYSERAAASVCRQIVNVVKICHFMGVLHRDLKPENFLLSSKDDKALIKATDFGLSVFIEEGKVYRDIVGSAYYVAPEVLRRRYGKEVDIWSAGIILYILLSGVPPFWAETEKGIFDAILEGHIDFESQPWPSISNSAKDLVRRMLTADPKRRISAADVLQHPWLREGGEASDKPIDSAVLSRMKQFRAMNKLKKLALKVIAENINTEEIQGLKAMFANIDTDNSGTITYEELREGLAKLGSKLTEAEVKQLMDAADVDGNGSIDYIEFITATMHRHRLESDENLYKAFQHFDKDSSGYITTDELEVALKEYGMGDDATIKEVLSDVDSDNDGRINYEEFCAMMRSGNPQQQQPRLF; this is encoded by the exons ATGGGCAATTGCTTTGCCAAGAACCATGGACTGGTGAAGCCTCAGCAGAACGGGCAGACCAGATCAGTCGAAGGAGATCCACCGCCGTCGTCGTATACTCCACAGACTAGAACCCAGACAACGCCGGAGAAACCAGCCTCCGGGACCAACCAACCGCCGGCGTGGAGAACGGCGTCTGCAGGGCAAGGACCAAGCCCCACCAAAGCGGCGAAGAGCAACAACTCGATCCTAGAGAACGCTTACGAAGACGTGAAGCTGTTCTACACGCTGGGGAAGGAGCTAGGGAGAGGGCAGTTCGGGGTGACGTATCTCTGCACGGAGAACTCGACGGGGAAGAAGTACGCTTGCAAGTCTATCtccaagaagaagctggtgacgAAAGCCGACAAGGACGATATGAGGAGAGAGATTCAGATAATGCAGCATTTGAGCGGGCAGCCTAATATCGTGGAGTTTAAAGGGGCTTATGAGGATGAGAAGGCTGTGAATCTGGTGATGGAGCTTTGTGCCGGTGGCGAGTTGTTTGATAGGATCATTGCCAAGGGGCATTACAGCGAGAGAGCGGCTGCTTCTGTGTGTAGGCAGATTGTGAATGTTGTCAAGATTTGTCATTTCATGGGTGTGTTGCATAGAGACCTGAAGCCTGAGAATTTCTTGCTTTCTAGCAAAGATGACAAGGCGTTGATCAAGGCTACTGATTTTGGCTTGTCTGTCTTCATTGAAGAAG GAAAAGTATATAGAGATATAGTTGGGAGTGCATACTATGTAGCTCCTGAAGTCTTACGTCGAAGATACGGGAAAGAAGTTGATATATGGAGTGCTGGAATCATATTGTACATTCTACTCAGTGGTGTACCCCCGTTTTGGGCTG AAACCGAGAAAGGGATATTTGATGCTATATTGGAAGGCCATATCGACTTTGAAAGTCAACCATGGCCATCAATCTCCAACAGTGCCAAAGATTTGGTGCGTAGAATGTTGACTGCTGATCCAAAAAGGCGTATTTCTGCCGCTGATGTTCTTC AGCATCCGTGGCTTAGAGAAGGTGGAGAAGCATCGGACAAGCCTATTGACAGTGCTGTACTATCAAGGATGAAACAGTTCAGAGCAATGAATAAGCTAAAGAAACTTGCTTTAAAG GTCATTGCGGAGAATATCAACACTGAAGAGATCCAAGGATTAAAGGCGATGTTTGCTAACATAGACACAGACAACAGTGGCACAATCACATATGAAGAACTGAGAGAAGGTTTAGCCAAACTGGGATCTAAACTCACAGAAGCTGAAGTGAAGCAGCTCATGGATGCT GCTGATGTTGACGGGAACGGGTCAATAGACTACATTGAGTTTATTACTGCAACTATGCATAGACACAGGCTTGAAAGTGATGAGAATCTTTACAAAGCTTTCCAGCATTTTGACAAAGACAGCAGCGG ATACATTACAACAGACGAGCTGGAAGTAGCACTGAAAGAATATGGAATGGGAGATGATGCAACAATCAAAGAGGTTCTCTCAGATGTTGACTCTGATAAC GATGGTAGAATCAACTATGAAGAGTTCTGTGCGATGATGAGAAGTGGAAATCCACAACAGCAACAACCTCGACTGTTCTAG